From one Triticum urartu cultivar G1812 chromosome 3, Tu2.1, whole genome shotgun sequence genomic stretch:
- the LOC125544221 gene encoding peptidyl-prolyl cis-trans isomerase Pin1-like gives MASTATTKEMGRASYIWIKHEEERRKASWKEPEARVFSATTRTDVAALLGEPRDQILVGRASFADLAAQQSGCWGVKRTPVHALFWWISLRSGVVR, from the exons ATGGCGTCTACGGCGACGACGAAGGAGATGGGGCGGGCGTCCTACATCTGGATCAAGCACGAGGAGGAGCGGCGCAAGGCTTCCTGGAAGGAGCCCGAGGCCCGGGTCTTCTCCGCCACCACGCGCACTGATGTCGCCGCGCTCCTCGGCGAGCCCCGCGACCAGATCCTCGTCGGTCGTGCCTCCTTCGCCGACCTCGCCGCACAGCAGTCCGGCTGCTGGGGAGTGAAAC GAACTCCAGTTCACGCTCTGTTTTGGTGGATCTCACTACGCTCAGGAGTTGTTCGATGA